Proteins encoded by one window of Sus scrofa isolate TJ Tabasco breed Duroc chromosome 12, Sscrofa11.1, whole genome shotgun sequence:
- the CAMTA2 gene encoding calmodulin-binding transcription activator 2 isoform X15 — MAATFTLPSSPHSIGAATGCSSSDRREWLKWSREELLGQLKPMFHGIKWSCGNGTEEFSVEQLVQQILDTHPTKPAPRTHACLCSGGLGSGSLTHKCSSTKHRIISPKVEPRALTLTSVPHPPEPPPLIAPLPPELPKAHTSPSSSSSSSSSSGFGEPLEIRPSPPTSRGGSSRGGTAILLLTGLEQRTGGLTPTRHLAPQADPRPSMSLAVVVGSEPSAPPAPPSPAFDPDRFLNSPQRGQTYGGGQGVSPDFPEAEAAHTPCPALEPAAALEPQAATRGSPPQSRAGGRRGNCFFIQDDDSGEDLKAQGAAPPVPSPPPSPPPSPAPLEPSGRVGRGEALFGGAGGAGELEPFSLSSFPDLMGELISEEAPGGPAPAPQLSPALSTITDFSPEWSYPEGGVKVLITGPWTEAAEHYSCVFDHIAVPASLVQPGVLRCYCPAHEVGLVSLQVAGREGPLSASVLFEYRARRFLSLPSTQLDWLSLDDNQFRMSILERLEQMEKRMAEIAAAGQTPGQGPDVPPIQDEGQGPGFEARVVVLVESMIPRSTWRGPERLAHGSPFRGMSLLHLAAAQGYARLIETLSQWRSVETGSLDLEQEVDPLNVDHFSCTPLMWACALGHLEAAVLLFRWNRQALSIPDSLGRLPLSVAHSRGHVRLARCLEELQRQEASAEPPLALSPPSSSPDTGLSSVSSPSELSDGTFSVTSAYSSAPDGSPPPAPLPASEITMEMVPGQLPSGAPEAPLLLMDYEATNPKGPPPSPPPPPPAPDGGAAPEEADGPAAVDVIPVDMISLAKQIIEATPERIKREDFVGLLEAGAPVRERTGAVGLSETMSWLASYLENVDHFPSSAPPSELPLERGRLALPPAPSWAEFLSASASGKMESDFALLTLSDHEQRELYEAARVIQTAFRKYKGRRLKEQQEVAAAVIQRCYRKYKQLTWIALKFALYKKMTQAAILIQSKFRSYYEQKRFQQSRRAAVLIQQHYRSYRRRPGPPHRPTGPLPARSKGSFLTKKQDQAARKIMRFLRRCRHRMRELKQNQELEGLPQPGLAT; from the exons ATGGCTGCTACGTTCACTCTTCCATCGTCCCCACATTCCATCGGCGCTGCTACTGGCTGCTCCAG CAGCGATCGTCGAGAGTGGCTGAAGTGGTCCCGGGAGGAGCTGTTGGGACAGCTGAAGCCCATGT TCCATGGCATCAAGTGGAGCTGTGGGAACGGGACGGAAGAGTTCTCTgtggagcagctggtgcagcagaTCCTGGACACCCACCCGACCAAGCCTGCACCCCGAACCCACGCCTGTCTCTGCAGTGGGGGCCTTG GTTCTGGGAGCCTTACCCACAAGTGCAGCAGCACGAAACACCGCATCATCTCTCCCAAAGTGGAGCCCCGAGCTTTAACCCTGACCTCTGTCCCCCATCCCCCTGAGCCCCCTCCACTGATAGCCCCACTTCCCCCGGAGCTCCCCAAGGCACATAcctccccctcttcttcctcctcttcttcctcttcttctggcTTTGGGGAACCCCTAGAGATCAGACCTAGCCCTCCCACCTCCCGAGGGGGTTCTTCGAGGGGAGGCACCGCTATCCTCCTCCTGACAGGACTGGAGCAGCGAACCGGGGGCTTGACCCCCACCAGGCACTTGGCTCCCCAGGCTGATCCTAGGCCTTCCATGAGcctggctgtggttgtaggctctGAGCCCTCTGCCCCACcagctcctcccagccctgcctttgACCCTGATCGTTTTCTCAACAGCCCACAGAGGGGCCAGACAtatggaggggggcagggagtaAGCCCAGACTTCCCGGAGGCAGAGGCTGCCCATACCCCCTGTCCTGCCCTTGAGCCCGCTGCTGCTCTGGAGCCCCAGGCGGCTACTCGGGGTTCCCCTCCACAGTCCAGAGCCGGCGGGAGAAGAGGAAACTGCTTCTTCATTCAAGATGATGACAGTGGGGAGGATCTCAAGGCCCAGGGGGCTGCCCCACCAGTACCTTCACCCCCTCcttcacccccaccctcacctgccCCCTTGGAGCCGTCGGGCAGAGTAGGAAGAGGGGAGGCCTTGTTTGGAGGAGCTGGTGGGGCCGGCGAGCTAGAGCCCTTCAGCCTCTCATCATTCCCTGACCTCATGGGAGAACTCATCAGCGAGGAAGCTCCtggcggccccgcccccgccccccagctctcTCCTGCTCTTAGCACCATCACAGACTTCTCCCCAGAGTGGTCCTACCCAGAG GGTGGGGTCAAGGTGCTCATCACAGGACCTTGGACGGAGGCCGCCGAGCATTACTCCTGTGTCTTCGATCACATCGCAGTGCCAGCCTCGCTCGTCCAGCCCGGTGTCTTACGCTGCTACTGTCCCG CCCATGAGGTTGGGCTGGTGTCTTTGCAGGTGGCAGGGCGGGAGGGGCCCCTGTCTGCCTCTGTGCTCTTTGAGTATCGAGCCCGCCGATTCCTGTCACTGCCTAGCACTCAGCTTGACTGGTTGTCACTGGACG ACAACCAGTTCCGGATGTCCATCCTGGAGCGACTGGAGCAGATGGAGAAGCGGATGGCAGAGATTGCGGCAGCGGGGCAGACCCCAGGCCAGGGTCCTGACGTGCCTCCAATTCAG GATGAAGGCCAGGGGCCCGGGTTCGAGGCACGCGTGGTGGTCCTGGTAGAGAGCATGATCCCACGCTCCACCTGGAGGGGTCCTGAACGTCTGGCCCATGGAAGCCCCTTCCGGGGCATGAGCCTTCTGCACCTGGCTGCCGCCCAGGGCTACGCCCGCCTCATCGAGACCCTGAGCCAGTGGCG GAGTGTGGAGACCGGAAGCTTGGACTTAGAGCAAGAGGTTGACCCGCTCAATGTGGACCATTTCTCTTGCACTCCTCTG ATGTGGGCTTGTGCTCTGGGCCACCTGGAGGCTGCCGTGCTCCTTTTCCGTTGGAACAGACAGGCGCTGAGCATTCCTGACTCTCTGGGCCGCCTGCCCCTGTCTGTGGCTCATTCCCGGGGTCACGTGCGCCTCGCCCGCTGCCTTGAGGAACTGCAGAGACAGGAAGCTTCCGCTGAGCCCCCACTTGCCCTGTCGCCACCCTCCTCCAGCCCAGATACTG GTCTGAGCAGTGTCTCCTCGCCTTCGGAGCTGTCGGATGGCACTTTCTCCGTTACATCAGCCTATTCTAGTGCCCCGGACGGGAGTCCTCCCCCTGCTCCTCTGCCGGCCTCTGAGATTACAATGGAGATGGTCCCGGGCCAGCTCCCCTCTGGTGCCCCAGAGGCCCCCCTGCTCCTCATGGACTATGAAGCCACCAACCCCAAAGGGCCCCCACCCTCTccgcctcctcccccaccagccccagaCGGCGGAGCTGCTCCAGAGGAAGCTGATGGCCCAGCGGCTGTGGATGTGATCCCG GTGGACATGATCTCACTGGCCAAGCAGATCATCGAAGCCACACCAGAGAGGATTAAACGAGAGGACTTCGTGGGGCTGCTCGAGGCAGGAGCCCCAGTGCGGGAGCGGACGGGGGCTGTGGGGCTCAGCGAAACCATGTCCTGGCTGGCTAGCTACCTGGAGAATGTGGACCATTTCCCCAGCTCAGCCCCTCCCAG CGAACTGCCCTTGGAGCGGGGTCGCCTGGCTCTCCCTCCAGCACCTTCCTGGGCAGAGTTTCTCTCGGCGTCTGCCAGTGGCAAGATGGAGAGTGATTTTGCTCTGCTGACACTATCGGATCACGAGCAGCGGGAACTGTATGAGGCGGCCCGAGTCATCCAGACAGCCTTCCGAAAGTACAAG GGCCGGCGGCTGAAGGAGCAGCAGGAGGTAGCAGCAGCTGTAATCCAGCGCTGTTACCGGAAGTACAAGCAG CTGACCTGGATTGCACTCAAG tTTGCACTCTATAAGAAGATGACCCAGGCTGCCATCCTGATCCAGAGCAAGTTCCGAAGCTACTATGAACAGAAGCGATTTCAGCAGAGTCGCCGGGCAGCGGTGCTCATCCAGCAGCACTACCGCTCCTACCGTCGCAGGCCAGGGCCTCCCCACCGGCCCACGGGCCCCCTGCCTGCCCGCAGCAA AGGCTCTTTTCTCACCAAGAAGCAGGACCAGGCAGCCCGGAAGATCATGAGATTCCTGCGGCGCTGCCGACACAG GATGAGGGAATTGAAGCAGAACCAGGAGCTGGAAGGGCTTCCCCAGCCCGGCCTGGCCACCTGA
- the CAMTA2 gene encoding calmodulin-binding transcription activator 2 isoform X18 — MFHGIKWSCGNGTEEFSVEQLVQQILDTHPTKPAPRTHACLCSGGLGSGSLTHKCSSTKHRIISPKVEPRALTLTSVPHPPEPPPLIAPLPPELPKAHTSPSSSSSSSSSSGFGEPLEIRPSPPTSRGGSSRGGTAILLLTGLEQRTGGLTPTRHLAPQADPRPSMSLAVVVGSEPSAPPAPPSPAFDPDRFLNSPQRGQTYGGGQGVSPDFPEAEAAHTPCPALEPAAALEPQAATRGSPPQSRAGGRRGNCFFIQDDDSGEDLKAQGAAPPVPSPPPSPPPSPAPLEPSGRVGRGEALFGGAGGAGELEPFSLSSFPDLMGELISEEAPGGPAPAPQLSPALSTITDFSPEWSYPEGGVKVLITGPWTEAAEHYSCVFDHIAVPASLVQPGVLRCYCPAHEVGLVSLQVAGREGPLSASVLFEYRARRFLSLPSTQLDWLSLDDNQFRMSILERLEQMEKRMAEIAAAGQTPGQGPDVPPIQDEGQGPGFEARVVVLVESMIPRSTWRGPERLAHGSPFRGMSLLHLAAAQGYARLIETLSQWRSVETGSLDLEQEVDPLNVDHFSCTPLMWACALGHLEAAVLLFRWNRQALSIPDSLGRLPLSVAHSRGHVRLARCLEELQRQEASAEPPLALSPPSSSPDTGLSSVSSPSELSDGTFSVTSAYSSAPDGSPPPAPLPASEITMEMVPGQLPSGAPEAPLLLMDYEATNPKGPPPSPPPPPPAPDGGAAPEEADGPAAVDVIPVDMISLAKQIIEATPERIKREDFVGLLEAGAPVRERTGAVGLSETMSWLASYLENVDHFPSSAPPSELPLERGRLALPPAPSWAEFLSASASGKMESDFALLTLSDHEQRELYEAARVIQTAFRKYKGRRLKEQQEVAAAVIQRCYRKYKQFALYKKMTQAAILIQSKFRSYYEQKRFQQSRRAAVLIQQHYRSYRRRPGPPHRPTGPLPARSKGSFLTKKQDQAARKIMRFLRRCRHRMRELKQNQELEGLPQPGLAT, encoded by the exons ATGT TCCATGGCATCAAGTGGAGCTGTGGGAACGGGACGGAAGAGTTCTCTgtggagcagctggtgcagcagaTCCTGGACACCCACCCGACCAAGCCTGCACCCCGAACCCACGCCTGTCTCTGCAGTGGGGGCCTTG GTTCTGGGAGCCTTACCCACAAGTGCAGCAGCACGAAACACCGCATCATCTCTCCCAAAGTGGAGCCCCGAGCTTTAACCCTGACCTCTGTCCCCCATCCCCCTGAGCCCCCTCCACTGATAGCCCCACTTCCCCCGGAGCTCCCCAAGGCACATAcctccccctcttcttcctcctcttcttcctcttcttctggcTTTGGGGAACCCCTAGAGATCAGACCTAGCCCTCCCACCTCCCGAGGGGGTTCTTCGAGGGGAGGCACCGCTATCCTCCTCCTGACAGGACTGGAGCAGCGAACCGGGGGCTTGACCCCCACCAGGCACTTGGCTCCCCAGGCTGATCCTAGGCCTTCCATGAGcctggctgtggttgtaggctctGAGCCCTCTGCCCCACcagctcctcccagccctgcctttgACCCTGATCGTTTTCTCAACAGCCCACAGAGGGGCCAGACAtatggaggggggcagggagtaAGCCCAGACTTCCCGGAGGCAGAGGCTGCCCATACCCCCTGTCCTGCCCTTGAGCCCGCTGCTGCTCTGGAGCCCCAGGCGGCTACTCGGGGTTCCCCTCCACAGTCCAGAGCCGGCGGGAGAAGAGGAAACTGCTTCTTCATTCAAGATGATGACAGTGGGGAGGATCTCAAGGCCCAGGGGGCTGCCCCACCAGTACCTTCACCCCCTCcttcacccccaccctcacctgccCCCTTGGAGCCGTCGGGCAGAGTAGGAAGAGGGGAGGCCTTGTTTGGAGGAGCTGGTGGGGCCGGCGAGCTAGAGCCCTTCAGCCTCTCATCATTCCCTGACCTCATGGGAGAACTCATCAGCGAGGAAGCTCCtggcggccccgcccccgccccccagctctcTCCTGCTCTTAGCACCATCACAGACTTCTCCCCAGAGTGGTCCTACCCAGAG GGTGGGGTCAAGGTGCTCATCACAGGACCTTGGACGGAGGCCGCCGAGCATTACTCCTGTGTCTTCGATCACATCGCAGTGCCAGCCTCGCTCGTCCAGCCCGGTGTCTTACGCTGCTACTGTCCCG CCCATGAGGTTGGGCTGGTGTCTTTGCAGGTGGCAGGGCGGGAGGGGCCCCTGTCTGCCTCTGTGCTCTTTGAGTATCGAGCCCGCCGATTCCTGTCACTGCCTAGCACTCAGCTTGACTGGTTGTCACTGGACG ACAACCAGTTCCGGATGTCCATCCTGGAGCGACTGGAGCAGATGGAGAAGCGGATGGCAGAGATTGCGGCAGCGGGGCAGACCCCAGGCCAGGGTCCTGACGTGCCTCCAATTCAG GATGAAGGCCAGGGGCCCGGGTTCGAGGCACGCGTGGTGGTCCTGGTAGAGAGCATGATCCCACGCTCCACCTGGAGGGGTCCTGAACGTCTGGCCCATGGAAGCCCCTTCCGGGGCATGAGCCTTCTGCACCTGGCTGCCGCCCAGGGCTACGCCCGCCTCATCGAGACCCTGAGCCAGTGGCG GAGTGTGGAGACCGGAAGCTTGGACTTAGAGCAAGAGGTTGACCCGCTCAATGTGGACCATTTCTCTTGCACTCCTCTG ATGTGGGCTTGTGCTCTGGGCCACCTGGAGGCTGCCGTGCTCCTTTTCCGTTGGAACAGACAGGCGCTGAGCATTCCTGACTCTCTGGGCCGCCTGCCCCTGTCTGTGGCTCATTCCCGGGGTCACGTGCGCCTCGCCCGCTGCCTTGAGGAACTGCAGAGACAGGAAGCTTCCGCTGAGCCCCCACTTGCCCTGTCGCCACCCTCCTCCAGCCCAGATACTG GTCTGAGCAGTGTCTCCTCGCCTTCGGAGCTGTCGGATGGCACTTTCTCCGTTACATCAGCCTATTCTAGTGCCCCGGACGGGAGTCCTCCCCCTGCTCCTCTGCCGGCCTCTGAGATTACAATGGAGATGGTCCCGGGCCAGCTCCCCTCTGGTGCCCCAGAGGCCCCCCTGCTCCTCATGGACTATGAAGCCACCAACCCCAAAGGGCCCCCACCCTCTccgcctcctcccccaccagccccagaCGGCGGAGCTGCTCCAGAGGAAGCTGATGGCCCAGCGGCTGTGGATGTGATCCCG GTGGACATGATCTCACTGGCCAAGCAGATCATCGAAGCCACACCAGAGAGGATTAAACGAGAGGACTTCGTGGGGCTGCTCGAGGCAGGAGCCCCAGTGCGGGAGCGGACGGGGGCTGTGGGGCTCAGCGAAACCATGTCCTGGCTGGCTAGCTACCTGGAGAATGTGGACCATTTCCCCAGCTCAGCCCCTCCCAG CGAACTGCCCTTGGAGCGGGGTCGCCTGGCTCTCCCTCCAGCACCTTCCTGGGCAGAGTTTCTCTCGGCGTCTGCCAGTGGCAAGATGGAGAGTGATTTTGCTCTGCTGACACTATCGGATCACGAGCAGCGGGAACTGTATGAGGCGGCCCGAGTCATCCAGACAGCCTTCCGAAAGTACAAG GGCCGGCGGCTGAAGGAGCAGCAGGAGGTAGCAGCAGCTGTAATCCAGCGCTGTTACCGGAAGTACAAGCAG tTTGCACTCTATAAGAAGATGACCCAGGCTGCCATCCTGATCCAGAGCAAGTTCCGAAGCTACTATGAACAGAAGCGATTTCAGCAGAGTCGCCGGGCAGCGGTGCTCATCCAGCAGCACTACCGCTCCTACCGTCGCAGGCCAGGGCCTCCCCACCGGCCCACGGGCCCCCTGCCTGCCCGCAGCAA AGGCTCTTTTCTCACCAAGAAGCAGGACCAGGCAGCCCGGAAGATCATGAGATTCCTGCGGCGCTGCCGACACAG GATGAGGGAATTGAAGCAGAACCAGGAGCTGGAAGGGCTTCCCCAGCCCGGCCTGGCCACCTGA
- the CAMTA2 gene encoding calmodulin-binding transcription activator 2 isoform X17, which produces MFHGIKWSCGNGTEEFSVEQLVQQILDTHPTKPAPRTHACLCSGGLGSGSLTHKCSSTKHRIISPKVEPRALTLTSVPHPPEPPPLIAPLPPELPKAHTSPSSSSSSSSSSGFGEPLEIRPSPPTSRGGSSRGGTAILLLTGLEQRTGGLTPTRHLAPQADPRPSMSLAVVVGSEPSAPPAPPSPAFDPDRFLNSPQRGQTYGGGQGVSPDFPEAEAAHTPCPALEPAAALEPQAATRGSPPQSRAGGRRGNCFFIQDDDSGEDLKAQGAAPPVPSPPPSPPPSPAPLEPSGRVGRGEALFGGAGGAGELEPFSLSSFPDLMGELISEEAPGGPAPAPQLSPALSTITDFSPEWSYPEGGVKVLITGPWTEAAEHYSCVFDHIAVPASLVQPGVLRCYCPAHEVGLVSLQVAGREGPLSASVLFEYRARRFLSLPSTQLDWLSLDDNQFRMSILERLEQMEKRMAEIAAAGQTPGQGPDVPPIQDEGQGPGFEARVVVLVESMIPRSTWRGPERLAHGSPFRGMSLLHLAAAQGYARLIETLSQWRSVETGSLDLEQEVDPLNVDHFSCTPLMWACALGHLEAAVLLFRWNRQALSIPDSLGRLPLSVAHSRGHVRLARCLEELQRQEASAEPPLALSPPSSSPDTGLSSVSSPSELSDGTFSVTSAYSSAPDGSPPPAPLPASEITMEMVPGQLPSGAPEAPLLLMDYEATNPKGPPPSPPPPPPAPDGGAAPEEADGPAAVDVIPVDMISLAKQIIEATPERIKREDFVGLLEAGAPVRERTGAVGLSETMSWLASYLENVDHFPSSAPPSELPLERGRLALPPAPSWAEFLSASASGKMESDFALLTLSDHEQRELYEAARVIQTAFRKYKGRRLKEQQEVAAAVIQRCYRKYKQLTWIALKFALYKKMTQAAILIQSKFRSYYEQKRFQQSRRAAVLIQQHYRSYRRRPGPPHRPTGPLPARSKGSFLTKKQDQAARKIMRFLRRCRHRMRELKQNQELEGLPQPGLAT; this is translated from the exons ATGT TCCATGGCATCAAGTGGAGCTGTGGGAACGGGACGGAAGAGTTCTCTgtggagcagctggtgcagcagaTCCTGGACACCCACCCGACCAAGCCTGCACCCCGAACCCACGCCTGTCTCTGCAGTGGGGGCCTTG GTTCTGGGAGCCTTACCCACAAGTGCAGCAGCACGAAACACCGCATCATCTCTCCCAAAGTGGAGCCCCGAGCTTTAACCCTGACCTCTGTCCCCCATCCCCCTGAGCCCCCTCCACTGATAGCCCCACTTCCCCCGGAGCTCCCCAAGGCACATAcctccccctcttcttcctcctcttcttcctcttcttctggcTTTGGGGAACCCCTAGAGATCAGACCTAGCCCTCCCACCTCCCGAGGGGGTTCTTCGAGGGGAGGCACCGCTATCCTCCTCCTGACAGGACTGGAGCAGCGAACCGGGGGCTTGACCCCCACCAGGCACTTGGCTCCCCAGGCTGATCCTAGGCCTTCCATGAGcctggctgtggttgtaggctctGAGCCCTCTGCCCCACcagctcctcccagccctgcctttgACCCTGATCGTTTTCTCAACAGCCCACAGAGGGGCCAGACAtatggaggggggcagggagtaAGCCCAGACTTCCCGGAGGCAGAGGCTGCCCATACCCCCTGTCCTGCCCTTGAGCCCGCTGCTGCTCTGGAGCCCCAGGCGGCTACTCGGGGTTCCCCTCCACAGTCCAGAGCCGGCGGGAGAAGAGGAAACTGCTTCTTCATTCAAGATGATGACAGTGGGGAGGATCTCAAGGCCCAGGGGGCTGCCCCACCAGTACCTTCACCCCCTCcttcacccccaccctcacctgccCCCTTGGAGCCGTCGGGCAGAGTAGGAAGAGGGGAGGCCTTGTTTGGAGGAGCTGGTGGGGCCGGCGAGCTAGAGCCCTTCAGCCTCTCATCATTCCCTGACCTCATGGGAGAACTCATCAGCGAGGAAGCTCCtggcggccccgcccccgccccccagctctcTCCTGCTCTTAGCACCATCACAGACTTCTCCCCAGAGTGGTCCTACCCAGAG GGTGGGGTCAAGGTGCTCATCACAGGACCTTGGACGGAGGCCGCCGAGCATTACTCCTGTGTCTTCGATCACATCGCAGTGCCAGCCTCGCTCGTCCAGCCCGGTGTCTTACGCTGCTACTGTCCCG CCCATGAGGTTGGGCTGGTGTCTTTGCAGGTGGCAGGGCGGGAGGGGCCCCTGTCTGCCTCTGTGCTCTTTGAGTATCGAGCCCGCCGATTCCTGTCACTGCCTAGCACTCAGCTTGACTGGTTGTCACTGGACG ACAACCAGTTCCGGATGTCCATCCTGGAGCGACTGGAGCAGATGGAGAAGCGGATGGCAGAGATTGCGGCAGCGGGGCAGACCCCAGGCCAGGGTCCTGACGTGCCTCCAATTCAG GATGAAGGCCAGGGGCCCGGGTTCGAGGCACGCGTGGTGGTCCTGGTAGAGAGCATGATCCCACGCTCCACCTGGAGGGGTCCTGAACGTCTGGCCCATGGAAGCCCCTTCCGGGGCATGAGCCTTCTGCACCTGGCTGCCGCCCAGGGCTACGCCCGCCTCATCGAGACCCTGAGCCAGTGGCG GAGTGTGGAGACCGGAAGCTTGGACTTAGAGCAAGAGGTTGACCCGCTCAATGTGGACCATTTCTCTTGCACTCCTCTG ATGTGGGCTTGTGCTCTGGGCCACCTGGAGGCTGCCGTGCTCCTTTTCCGTTGGAACAGACAGGCGCTGAGCATTCCTGACTCTCTGGGCCGCCTGCCCCTGTCTGTGGCTCATTCCCGGGGTCACGTGCGCCTCGCCCGCTGCCTTGAGGAACTGCAGAGACAGGAAGCTTCCGCTGAGCCCCCACTTGCCCTGTCGCCACCCTCCTCCAGCCCAGATACTG GTCTGAGCAGTGTCTCCTCGCCTTCGGAGCTGTCGGATGGCACTTTCTCCGTTACATCAGCCTATTCTAGTGCCCCGGACGGGAGTCCTCCCCCTGCTCCTCTGCCGGCCTCTGAGATTACAATGGAGATGGTCCCGGGCCAGCTCCCCTCTGGTGCCCCAGAGGCCCCCCTGCTCCTCATGGACTATGAAGCCACCAACCCCAAAGGGCCCCCACCCTCTccgcctcctcccccaccagccccagaCGGCGGAGCTGCTCCAGAGGAAGCTGATGGCCCAGCGGCTGTGGATGTGATCCCG GTGGACATGATCTCACTGGCCAAGCAGATCATCGAAGCCACACCAGAGAGGATTAAACGAGAGGACTTCGTGGGGCTGCTCGAGGCAGGAGCCCCAGTGCGGGAGCGGACGGGGGCTGTGGGGCTCAGCGAAACCATGTCCTGGCTGGCTAGCTACCTGGAGAATGTGGACCATTTCCCCAGCTCAGCCCCTCCCAG CGAACTGCCCTTGGAGCGGGGTCGCCTGGCTCTCCCTCCAGCACCTTCCTGGGCAGAGTTTCTCTCGGCGTCTGCCAGTGGCAAGATGGAGAGTGATTTTGCTCTGCTGACACTATCGGATCACGAGCAGCGGGAACTGTATGAGGCGGCCCGAGTCATCCAGACAGCCTTCCGAAAGTACAAG GGCCGGCGGCTGAAGGAGCAGCAGGAGGTAGCAGCAGCTGTAATCCAGCGCTGTTACCGGAAGTACAAGCAG CTGACCTGGATTGCACTCAAG tTTGCACTCTATAAGAAGATGACCCAGGCTGCCATCCTGATCCAGAGCAAGTTCCGAAGCTACTATGAACAGAAGCGATTTCAGCAGAGTCGCCGGGCAGCGGTGCTCATCCAGCAGCACTACCGCTCCTACCGTCGCAGGCCAGGGCCTCCCCACCGGCCCACGGGCCCCCTGCCTGCCCGCAGCAA AGGCTCTTTTCTCACCAAGAAGCAGGACCAGGCAGCCCGGAAGATCATGAGATTCCTGCGGCGCTGCCGACACAG GATGAGGGAATTGAAGCAGAACCAGGAGCTGGAAGGGCTTCCCCAGCCCGGCCTGGCCACCTGA